A genomic region of Arachis hypogaea cultivar Tifrunner chromosome 5, arahy.Tifrunner.gnm2.J5K5, whole genome shotgun sequence contains the following coding sequences:
- the LOC112802942 gene encoding uncharacterized protein isoform X3 — MFPYNVDNRSEKTRVLLTSAAHVHLKHLDFSKHTRNLSPASRAILLSGPGELYQQMLARALAHSFESKLLLLDINDFSVKMQSKYGCPRKEPKSISEMTFERMSGLFGSLSILPSTAETTGTLHQQSVDAESSKNVSKLRRNGSAASDISSAASHCGIASPAPLKRTSSLCFNEKLFVQSLYKVLVSVSETGPIILYIRDVERLVLQSARLYNLLNKMIKKLSGSVIVLASHLIDTEDECKEIDERLTMVFPYNIDINPPEDATHLCNWKSQLEEDMRMIQFQDNKNHITEVLAANDIDCYDLSSICHADTMVLSTYIEEIVVSAISYHLMNTKDPEYRNGKLVISANSLSHGLSLFQEGKSSGNLKTNDSNKENADGIAGANVRCDGQAPENKNETSIPVTKKDGENTAPAKAEVPDNEFEKRIRPEVIPANEIGVTFADIGSLDEIKESLQELVMLPLRRPDLFKGGLLKPCRGILLFGPPGTGKTMLAKAIANEAGASFINVSMSTITSKWFGEDEKNVRALFTLAAKVAPTIIFVDEVDSMLGQRTRVGEHEAMRKIKNEFMTHWDGLLTRPGEQILVLAATNRPFDLDEAIIRRFERRIMVGLPSVENREMILKTLLAKEKHENLDFKELAAMTEGYTGSDLKNLCITAAYRPVRELLQQERKKDMEKKKKETEGQSSEDTSENKEDHQITLRSLNMEDMRQAKSQVAASFASEGTVMNELKQWNELYGEGGSRKKQQLTYFL; from the exons ATGTTTCCATATAATGTTGATAATCGCAGCGAAAAAACTCGAGTGTTGTTGACAAGTGCTGCACATGTTCATTTGAAGCATCTTGATTTTTCCAAGCACACCAGGAACCTTTCTCCAGCAAGCAGAGCTATTTTGCTATCTGGTCCTGGAG AGCTATACCAGCAAATGCTTGCCAGGGCTTTGGCACATAGCTTTGAATCGAAGTTGCTGTTGCTAGATATTAATGACTTCTCAGTGAAG ATGCAGAGCAAATATGGATGTCCAAGAAAAGAACCT AAGTCCATATCAGAGATGACTTTCGAGCGAATGTCCGGTTTATTTGGTTCCCTTTCAATCCTCCCTTCAACTGCTGAAACTACAG GTACTTTACATCAACAAAGTGTTGATGCTGAAAGTTCGAAAAATGTTTCAAAACTTCGGAGGAATGGCTCTGCTGCATCTGATATAAGTAGTGCTGCTTCTCATTGTGGTATAGCAAGTCCAG CTCCTTTAAAGCGCACAAGTAGCTTGTGTTTCAATGAAAAGCTATTTGTTCAGTCACTTTACAAG GTCTTGGTTTCTGTCTCAGAAACTGGTCCCATCATTTTATACATTAGGGATGTTGAGAGGCTTGTTCTACAATCAGCAAGGTTATACAACTTGTTAAATAAAATGATAAAGAAGCTTTCAGGATCTGTGATAGTACTTGCTTCACATTTAATAGATACAGAAGATGAATGCAAAGAAATTGATGAAAGACTCACTATGGTGTTCCCATACAACATTGACATAAATCCTCCTGAAGATGCAACTCATCTTTGCAACTGGAAATCTCAACTGGAAGAGGACATGAGAATGATTCAATTCCAAGATAACAAAAACCACATCACAGAAGTACTCGCAGCGAATGACATCGATTGTTACGACCTGTCATCAATATGCCATGCAGACACTATGGTACTCAGTACTTACATTGAAGAAATTGTGGTATCTGCAATATCTTACCATTTGATGAATACCAAGGATCCTGAATACCGAAATGGAAAGCTAGTTATATCAGCCAACAG TTTGTCCCATGGATTGAGCCTGTTCCAAGAAGGCAAGAGTAGTGGGAATTTGAAGACTAATGATTCAAACAAG GAAAATGCTGATGGCATTGCCGGAGCAAATGTTCGGTGTGATGGCCAGGCAcctgaaaacaaaaatgaaacatCTATCCCTGTAACAAAGAAAGATGGCGAAAATACTGCTCCTGCAAAAGCA GAAGTCCCTGACAACGAGTTTGAAAAGCGCATTCGACCAGAAGTTATTCCTGCAAATGAGATAGGAGTTACTTTTGCAGATATTGGTTCATTGGATGAGATCAAAGAATCACTTCAAGAACTGGTCATGCTTCCTCTTAGAAGACCAGACCTCTTCAAAGGTGGACTTCTGAAGCCATGTAGAGGCATATTGCTTTTTGGACCTCCTGGGACTGGAAAGACAATGCTGGCAAAGGCAATTGCGAATGAAGCCGGAGCTAGTTTCATCAATGTATCAATGTCCACCATCACTTCAAAGTGGTTTGGAGAAGATGAAAAGAATGTTAGAGCTTTGTTCACACTGGCTGCAAAGGTTGCCCCTACTATCATCTTTGTTGATGAAGTTGACAGCATGCTTGGACAGCGCACTCGAGTTGGAGAGCATGAAGCCATGAGGAAGATCAAGAATGAGTTCATGACACATTGGGATGGACTATTAACTAGACCTGGTGAACAAATTCTGGTTCTTGCTGCAACTAACAGGCCATTTGATCTTGATGAAGCAATTATAAGACGATTCGAGCGCAG GATTATGGTTGGTCTTCCATCTGTTGAGAACAGAGAAATGATCCTGAAAACTCTCCTAGCTAAGGAAAAACACGAAAACTTAGACTTCAAAGAGCTTGCAGCCATGACAGAAGGATATACTGGAAGTGATCTTAAG AATTTGTGCATCACCGCGGCTTATCGACCTGTTAGGGAGTTGTTACAGCAGGAGAGAAAGAAGGATATG gaaaagaagaaaaaagagacagAAGGCCAAAGCTCTGAAGATACATCAGAGAATAAAGAAGATCATCAAATTACTCTGAGGTCTTTAAACATGGAAGACATGAGACAGGCAAAGAGTCAG GTGGCTGCTAGTTTTGCATCCGAAGGAACGGTTATGAATGAGCTGAAACAATGGAATGAATTATATGGAGAAGGAGGTTCAAGGAAGAAGCAGCAACTCACTTACTTCCTTTAA
- the LOC112802942 gene encoding uncharacterized protein isoform X2 encodes MEQKHVLLSALSVGVGLGVGLGLSTGQAVQKWVGGSKLDSDEISEDLIVLELKKLLLDGRDSRITFDDFPYYLSEKTRVLLTSAAHVHLKHLDFSKHTRNLSPASRAILLSGPGELYQQMLARALAHSFESKLLLLDINDFSVKMQSKYGCPRKEPSISEMTFERMSGLFGSLSILPSTAETTGTLHQQSVDAESSKNVSKLRRNGSAASDISSAASHCGIASPAPLKRTSSLCFNEKLFVQSLYKVLVSVSETGPIILYIRDVERLVLQSARLYNLLNKMIKKLSGSVIVLASHLIDTEDECKEIDERLTMVFPYNIDINPPEDATHLCNWKSQLEEDMRMIQFQDNKNHITEVLAANDIDCYDLSSICHADTMVLSTYIEEIVVSAISYHLMNTKDPEYRNGKLVISANSLSHGLSLFQEGKSSGNLKTNDSNKENADGIAGANVRCDGQAPENKNETSIPVTKKDGENTAPAKAEVPDNEFEKRIRPEVIPANEIGVTFADIGSLDEIKESLQELVMLPLRRPDLFKGGLLKPCRGILLFGPPGTGKTMLAKAIANEAGASFINVSMSTITSKWFGEDEKNVRALFTLAAKVAPTIIFVDEVDSMLGQRTRVGEHEAMRKIKNEFMTHWDGLLTRPGEQILVLAATNRPFDLDEAIIRRFERRIMVGLPSVENREMILKTLLAKEKHENLDFKELAAMTEGYTGSDLKNLCITAAYRPVRELLQQERKKDMEKKKKETEGQSSEDTSENKEDHQITLRSLNMEDMRQAKSQVAASFASEGTVMNELKQWNELYGEGGSRKKQQLTYFL; translated from the exons ATGGAGCAGAAGCATGTTCTGTTGTCAGCATTGAGTGTTGGTGTTGGGTTGGGAGTGGGTCTTGGGTTGAGTACAGGACAAGCTGTTCAGAAATGGGTTGGTGGAAGCAAGCTTGATTCTGATGAGATTTCTGAGGACCTCATTGTTCTTGAGCTCAAGAAGCTTCTGCTTGATGGCAGAGACAGCAGAATCACATTTGATGACTTCCCTTATTACTTAAG CGAAAAAACTCGAGTGTTGTTGACAAGTGCTGCACATGTTCATTTGAAGCATCTTGATTTTTCCAAGCACACCAGGAACCTTTCTCCAGCAAGCAGAGCTATTTTGCTATCTGGTCCTGGAG AGCTATACCAGCAAATGCTTGCCAGGGCTTTGGCACATAGCTTTGAATCGAAGTTGCTGTTGCTAGATATTAATGACTTCTCAGTGAAG ATGCAGAGCAAATATGGATGTCCAAGAAAAGAACCT TCCATATCAGAGATGACTTTCGAGCGAATGTCCGGTTTATTTGGTTCCCTTTCAATCCTCCCTTCAACTGCTGAAACTACAG GTACTTTACATCAACAAAGTGTTGATGCTGAAAGTTCGAAAAATGTTTCAAAACTTCGGAGGAATGGCTCTGCTGCATCTGATATAAGTAGTGCTGCTTCTCATTGTGGTATAGCAAGTCCAG CTCCTTTAAAGCGCACAAGTAGCTTGTGTTTCAATGAAAAGCTATTTGTTCAGTCACTTTACAAG GTCTTGGTTTCTGTCTCAGAAACTGGTCCCATCATTTTATACATTAGGGATGTTGAGAGGCTTGTTCTACAATCAGCAAGGTTATACAACTTGTTAAATAAAATGATAAAGAAGCTTTCAGGATCTGTGATAGTACTTGCTTCACATTTAATAGATACAGAAGATGAATGCAAAGAAATTGATGAAAGACTCACTATGGTGTTCCCATACAACATTGACATAAATCCTCCTGAAGATGCAACTCATCTTTGCAACTGGAAATCTCAACTGGAAGAGGACATGAGAATGATTCAATTCCAAGATAACAAAAACCACATCACAGAAGTACTCGCAGCGAATGACATCGATTGTTACGACCTGTCATCAATATGCCATGCAGACACTATGGTACTCAGTACTTACATTGAAGAAATTGTGGTATCTGCAATATCTTACCATTTGATGAATACCAAGGATCCTGAATACCGAAATGGAAAGCTAGTTATATCAGCCAACAG TTTGTCCCATGGATTGAGCCTGTTCCAAGAAGGCAAGAGTAGTGGGAATTTGAAGACTAATGATTCAAACAAG GAAAATGCTGATGGCATTGCCGGAGCAAATGTTCGGTGTGATGGCCAGGCAcctgaaaacaaaaatgaaacatCTATCCCTGTAACAAAGAAAGATGGCGAAAATACTGCTCCTGCAAAAGCA GAAGTCCCTGACAACGAGTTTGAAAAGCGCATTCGACCAGAAGTTATTCCTGCAAATGAGATAGGAGTTACTTTTGCAGATATTGGTTCATTGGATGAGATCAAAGAATCACTTCAAGAACTGGTCATGCTTCCTCTTAGAAGACCAGACCTCTTCAAAGGTGGACTTCTGAAGCCATGTAGAGGCATATTGCTTTTTGGACCTCCTGGGACTGGAAAGACAATGCTGGCAAAGGCAATTGCGAATGAAGCCGGAGCTAGTTTCATCAATGTATCAATGTCCACCATCACTTCAAAGTGGTTTGGAGAAGATGAAAAGAATGTTAGAGCTTTGTTCACACTGGCTGCAAAGGTTGCCCCTACTATCATCTTTGTTGATGAAGTTGACAGCATGCTTGGACAGCGCACTCGAGTTGGAGAGCATGAAGCCATGAGGAAGATCAAGAATGAGTTCATGACACATTGGGATGGACTATTAACTAGACCTGGTGAACAAATTCTGGTTCTTGCTGCAACTAACAGGCCATTTGATCTTGATGAAGCAATTATAAGACGATTCGAGCGCAG GATTATGGTTGGTCTTCCATCTGTTGAGAACAGAGAAATGATCCTGAAAACTCTCCTAGCTAAGGAAAAACACGAAAACTTAGACTTCAAAGAGCTTGCAGCCATGACAGAAGGATATACTGGAAGTGATCTTAAG AATTTGTGCATCACCGCGGCTTATCGACCTGTTAGGGAGTTGTTACAGCAGGAGAGAAAGAAGGATATG gaaaagaagaaaaaagagacagAAGGCCAAAGCTCTGAAGATACATCAGAGAATAAAGAAGATCATCAAATTACTCTGAGGTCTTTAAACATGGAAGACATGAGACAGGCAAAGAGTCAG GTGGCTGCTAGTTTTGCATCCGAAGGAACGGTTATGAATGAGCTGAAACAATGGAATGAATTATATGGAGAAGGAGGTTCAAGGAAGAAGCAGCAACTCACTTACTTCCTTTAA
- the LOC112802942 gene encoding uncharacterized protein isoform X1: protein MEQKHVLLSALSVGVGLGVGLGLSTGQAVQKWVGGSKLDSDEISEDLIVLELKKLLLDGRDSRITFDDFPYYLSEKTRVLLTSAAHVHLKHLDFSKHTRNLSPASRAILLSGPGELYQQMLARALAHSFESKLLLLDINDFSVKMQSKYGCPRKEPKSISEMTFERMSGLFGSLSILPSTAETTGTLHQQSVDAESSKNVSKLRRNGSAASDISSAASHCGIASPAPLKRTSSLCFNEKLFVQSLYKVLVSVSETGPIILYIRDVERLVLQSARLYNLLNKMIKKLSGSVIVLASHLIDTEDECKEIDERLTMVFPYNIDINPPEDATHLCNWKSQLEEDMRMIQFQDNKNHITEVLAANDIDCYDLSSICHADTMVLSTYIEEIVVSAISYHLMNTKDPEYRNGKLVISANSLSHGLSLFQEGKSSGNLKTNDSNKENADGIAGANVRCDGQAPENKNETSIPVTKKDGENTAPAKAEVPDNEFEKRIRPEVIPANEIGVTFADIGSLDEIKESLQELVMLPLRRPDLFKGGLLKPCRGILLFGPPGTGKTMLAKAIANEAGASFINVSMSTITSKWFGEDEKNVRALFTLAAKVAPTIIFVDEVDSMLGQRTRVGEHEAMRKIKNEFMTHWDGLLTRPGEQILVLAATNRPFDLDEAIIRRFERRIMVGLPSVENREMILKTLLAKEKHENLDFKELAAMTEGYTGSDLKNLCITAAYRPVRELLQQERKKDMEKKKKETEGQSSEDTSENKEDHQITLRSLNMEDMRQAKSQVAASFASEGTVMNELKQWNELYGEGGSRKKQQLTYFL from the exons ATGGAGCAGAAGCATGTTCTGTTGTCAGCATTGAGTGTTGGTGTTGGGTTGGGAGTGGGTCTTGGGTTGAGTACAGGACAAGCTGTTCAGAAATGGGTTGGTGGAAGCAAGCTTGATTCTGATGAGATTTCTGAGGACCTCATTGTTCTTGAGCTCAAGAAGCTTCTGCTTGATGGCAGAGACAGCAGAATCACATTTGATGACTTCCCTTATTACTTAAG CGAAAAAACTCGAGTGTTGTTGACAAGTGCTGCACATGTTCATTTGAAGCATCTTGATTTTTCCAAGCACACCAGGAACCTTTCTCCAGCAAGCAGAGCTATTTTGCTATCTGGTCCTGGAG AGCTATACCAGCAAATGCTTGCCAGGGCTTTGGCACATAGCTTTGAATCGAAGTTGCTGTTGCTAGATATTAATGACTTCTCAGTGAAG ATGCAGAGCAAATATGGATGTCCAAGAAAAGAACCT AAGTCCATATCAGAGATGACTTTCGAGCGAATGTCCGGTTTATTTGGTTCCCTTTCAATCCTCCCTTCAACTGCTGAAACTACAG GTACTTTACATCAACAAAGTGTTGATGCTGAAAGTTCGAAAAATGTTTCAAAACTTCGGAGGAATGGCTCTGCTGCATCTGATATAAGTAGTGCTGCTTCTCATTGTGGTATAGCAAGTCCAG CTCCTTTAAAGCGCACAAGTAGCTTGTGTTTCAATGAAAAGCTATTTGTTCAGTCACTTTACAAG GTCTTGGTTTCTGTCTCAGAAACTGGTCCCATCATTTTATACATTAGGGATGTTGAGAGGCTTGTTCTACAATCAGCAAGGTTATACAACTTGTTAAATAAAATGATAAAGAAGCTTTCAGGATCTGTGATAGTACTTGCTTCACATTTAATAGATACAGAAGATGAATGCAAAGAAATTGATGAAAGACTCACTATGGTGTTCCCATACAACATTGACATAAATCCTCCTGAAGATGCAACTCATCTTTGCAACTGGAAATCTCAACTGGAAGAGGACATGAGAATGATTCAATTCCAAGATAACAAAAACCACATCACAGAAGTACTCGCAGCGAATGACATCGATTGTTACGACCTGTCATCAATATGCCATGCAGACACTATGGTACTCAGTACTTACATTGAAGAAATTGTGGTATCTGCAATATCTTACCATTTGATGAATACCAAGGATCCTGAATACCGAAATGGAAAGCTAGTTATATCAGCCAACAG TTTGTCCCATGGATTGAGCCTGTTCCAAGAAGGCAAGAGTAGTGGGAATTTGAAGACTAATGATTCAAACAAG GAAAATGCTGATGGCATTGCCGGAGCAAATGTTCGGTGTGATGGCCAGGCAcctgaaaacaaaaatgaaacatCTATCCCTGTAACAAAGAAAGATGGCGAAAATACTGCTCCTGCAAAAGCA GAAGTCCCTGACAACGAGTTTGAAAAGCGCATTCGACCAGAAGTTATTCCTGCAAATGAGATAGGAGTTACTTTTGCAGATATTGGTTCATTGGATGAGATCAAAGAATCACTTCAAGAACTGGTCATGCTTCCTCTTAGAAGACCAGACCTCTTCAAAGGTGGACTTCTGAAGCCATGTAGAGGCATATTGCTTTTTGGACCTCCTGGGACTGGAAAGACAATGCTGGCAAAGGCAATTGCGAATGAAGCCGGAGCTAGTTTCATCAATGTATCAATGTCCACCATCACTTCAAAGTGGTTTGGAGAAGATGAAAAGAATGTTAGAGCTTTGTTCACACTGGCTGCAAAGGTTGCCCCTACTATCATCTTTGTTGATGAAGTTGACAGCATGCTTGGACAGCGCACTCGAGTTGGAGAGCATGAAGCCATGAGGAAGATCAAGAATGAGTTCATGACACATTGGGATGGACTATTAACTAGACCTGGTGAACAAATTCTGGTTCTTGCTGCAACTAACAGGCCATTTGATCTTGATGAAGCAATTATAAGACGATTCGAGCGCAG GATTATGGTTGGTCTTCCATCTGTTGAGAACAGAGAAATGATCCTGAAAACTCTCCTAGCTAAGGAAAAACACGAAAACTTAGACTTCAAAGAGCTTGCAGCCATGACAGAAGGATATACTGGAAGTGATCTTAAG AATTTGTGCATCACCGCGGCTTATCGACCTGTTAGGGAGTTGTTACAGCAGGAGAGAAAGAAGGATATG gaaaagaagaaaaaagagacagAAGGCCAAAGCTCTGAAGATACATCAGAGAATAAAGAAGATCATCAAATTACTCTGAGGTCTTTAAACATGGAAGACATGAGACAGGCAAAGAGTCAG GTGGCTGCTAGTTTTGCATCCGAAGGAACGGTTATGAATGAGCTGAAACAATGGAATGAATTATATGGAGAAGGAGGTTCAAGGAAGAAGCAGCAACTCACTTACTTCCTTTAA